The proteins below come from a single Triticum aestivum cultivar Chinese Spring chromosome 5D, IWGSC CS RefSeq v2.1, whole genome shotgun sequence genomic window:
- the LOC123122522 gene encoding uncharacterized protein isoform X1, with product MMMKNKRRMGVHEKQRPCKKVIRPTLDGTSSARSDSSEPSPGALSQLSEQVVSRLCRSVVSLASFHGDTKLGECTGICIETSCPDATSFLTSRLLIPLTWPTRKITENLTIEVHLPNGRTVTGWIEHPGRYVDFFIVNVKDLSVFDAARVSLDCDIQFEPYRKVAAVWRNFSSGLLGATSGVDLASLSALTSETMFSTCQINKAGIGGPLVDFDGNFVGMNCSRTRKKKTPYVRREQILQFLEYYRMVSVRAKEEIDDAEEPGIESEMKQLLCSIPGGKRKIHFLEANFVDDIWSKLPKGVASKMSRSVVSLASFNGVAKFFACTGVFIKCNACSATILTSASLVRVSGDANRIDDNLRIEVCLPNQFRVVGILNRYNLHYNIALVDIMGYWGPREIKISRHLVTSCKSVIAVGRLFTYHSIMAAKGKLLIGKRSKLDCEELCVSTCKITKAGIGGPLIDTGGNFLGMNFYHEEETPFLPRDVIHLLLLNLNKGWTRAGDTIVEGDEKRWLLAGTCWSHGNADTIAEGGVNKWPLPEPCVLPADIPEPTTLDFYELVRRQCAF from the exons ATGATGATGAAAAACAAGCGCAGGATGGGAGTCCATGAGAAACAACGTCCTTGCAAGAAAGTAATTAGGCCAA CTTTAGATGGTACCTCCTCAGCGAGATCGGACAGCTCAGAACCCAGTCCAGGCGCGTTGAGTCAACTCAGTGAGCAAGTAGTTTCAAGATTGTGTAGGAGTGTTGTGTCGCTCGCCTCATTCCATG GTGATACCAAGTTAGGGGAATGCACAGGCATATGCATCGAAACCTCATGCCCTGATGCTACAAGTTTCCTGACATCGAGACTTTTGATTCCACTTACTTGGCCTACAAGGAAGATCACTGAAAATTTGACG ATTGAAGTGCACCTTCCGAATGGTCGGACTGTCACTGGCTGGATAGAGCATCCTGGGAGATATGTTGATTTTTTCATCGTCAATGTCAAGGACTTGTCTGTATTTGATGCCGCGCGTGTAAGTCTTGATTGTGACATCCAGTTTGAACCTTATAGGAAGGTAGCAGCTGTATGGCGCAATTTCAGTTCAGGACTTTTAGGGGCCACAAGCGGAGTAGATCTTGCCTCTCTAAGCGCTCTAACCAGTGAGACAATGTTCAGCACATGCCAGATCAACAAG GCTGGGATTGGAGGCCCCCTTGTTGATTTTGATGGTAACTTTGTTGGGATGAACTGCTCTCGTACCAGAAAGAAAAAGACCCCCTACGTGCGAAGGGAGCAAATCCTTCAATTCTTGGAGTATTACAGGATGGTCAG TGTTAGAGCTAAGGAAGAGATTGATGATGCTGAAGAACCGGGAATCGAAAGTGAGATGAAACAACTACTTTGCAGCATTCCAGGAG GCAAGCGTAAGATTCATTTTCTTGAAGCAAATTTCGTCGACGATATCTGGAGTAAACTACCCAAAGGCGTTGCTTCAAAAATGTCTCGAAGTGTTGTCTCACTTGCTTCATTCAATG GAGTTGCAAAATTCTTTGCTTGCACTGGTGTATTTATAAAGTGCAATGCATGCTCTGCAACAATTCTGACTTCAGCAAGTTTGGTTAGAGTTTCTGGTGATGCAAACAGGATTGATGATAACCTGAGG ATTGAAGTTTGCCTTCCAAACCAATTTCGAGTCGTAGGGATACTGAACCGTTATAATTTACATTACAACATTGCTCTTGTTGACATCATGGGGTACTGGGGTCCTCGTGAAATAAAAATTAGCAGGCATCTAGTTACCTCATGTAAAAGTGTAATAGCTGTGGGACGTCTTTTTACTTATCACAGTATAATGGCTGCAAAGGGCAAGTTGTTGATTGGCAAACGAAGCAAGCTCGATTGCGAAGAACTATGCGTCTCCACGTGTAAAATCACCAAG GCTGGGATTGGGGGCCCACTTATTGACACTGGTGGGAATTTTCTTGGTATGAACTTTTACCATGAGGAAGAAACTCCGTTCCTGCCGAGGGATGTTATTCACCTCCTCTTGTTGAACTTAAATAAAGGAtg GACTAGGGCAGGTGATACTATTGTTGAGGGTGACGAAAAGAG ATGGCTGTTGGCTGGTACATGTTGGTCCCATGGAAATGCTGATACTATTGCCGAGGGTGGTGTCAACAA GTGGCCGTTGCCCGAGCCATGTGTGCTCCCTGCTGATATACCTGAACCTACTACATTGGATTTCTACGAGCTGGTTAGGAGGCAGTGTGCTTTTTAG
- the LOC123122522 gene encoding uncharacterized protein isoform X2: MMMKNKRRMGVHEKQRPCKKVIRPNGTSSARSDSSEPSPGALSQLSEQVVSRLCRSVVSLASFHGDTKLGECTGICIETSCPDATSFLTSRLLIPLTWPTRKITENLTIEVHLPNGRTVTGWIEHPGRYVDFFIVNVKDLSVFDAARVSLDCDIQFEPYRKVAAVWRNFSSGLLGATSGVDLASLSALTSETMFSTCQINKAGIGGPLVDFDGNFVGMNCSRTRKKKTPYVRREQILQFLEYYRMVSVRAKEEIDDAEEPGIESEMKQLLCSIPGGKRKIHFLEANFVDDIWSKLPKGVASKMSRSVVSLASFNGVAKFFACTGVFIKCNACSATILTSASLVRVSGDANRIDDNLRIEVCLPNQFRVVGILNRYNLHYNIALVDIMGYWGPREIKISRHLVTSCKSVIAVGRLFTYHSIMAAKGKLLIGKRSKLDCEELCVSTCKITKAGIGGPLIDTGGNFLGMNFYHEEETPFLPRDVIHLLLLNLNKGWTRAGDTIVEGDEKRWLLAGTCWSHGNADTIAEGGVNKWPLPEPCVLPADIPEPTTLDFYELVRRQCAF; encoded by the exons ATGATGATGAAAAACAAGCGCAGGATGGGAGTCCATGAGAAACAACGTCCTTGCAAGAAAGTAATTAGGCCAA ATGGTACCTCCTCAGCGAGATCGGACAGCTCAGAACCCAGTCCAGGCGCGTTGAGTCAACTCAGTGAGCAAGTAGTTTCAAGATTGTGTAGGAGTGTTGTGTCGCTCGCCTCATTCCATG GTGATACCAAGTTAGGGGAATGCACAGGCATATGCATCGAAACCTCATGCCCTGATGCTACAAGTTTCCTGACATCGAGACTTTTGATTCCACTTACTTGGCCTACAAGGAAGATCACTGAAAATTTGACG ATTGAAGTGCACCTTCCGAATGGTCGGACTGTCACTGGCTGGATAGAGCATCCTGGGAGATATGTTGATTTTTTCATCGTCAATGTCAAGGACTTGTCTGTATTTGATGCCGCGCGTGTAAGTCTTGATTGTGACATCCAGTTTGAACCTTATAGGAAGGTAGCAGCTGTATGGCGCAATTTCAGTTCAGGACTTTTAGGGGCCACAAGCGGAGTAGATCTTGCCTCTCTAAGCGCTCTAACCAGTGAGACAATGTTCAGCACATGCCAGATCAACAAG GCTGGGATTGGAGGCCCCCTTGTTGATTTTGATGGTAACTTTGTTGGGATGAACTGCTCTCGTACCAGAAAGAAAAAGACCCCCTACGTGCGAAGGGAGCAAATCCTTCAATTCTTGGAGTATTACAGGATGGTCAG TGTTAGAGCTAAGGAAGAGATTGATGATGCTGAAGAACCGGGAATCGAAAGTGAGATGAAACAACTACTTTGCAGCATTCCAGGAG GCAAGCGTAAGATTCATTTTCTTGAAGCAAATTTCGTCGACGATATCTGGAGTAAACTACCCAAAGGCGTTGCTTCAAAAATGTCTCGAAGTGTTGTCTCACTTGCTTCATTCAATG GAGTTGCAAAATTCTTTGCTTGCACTGGTGTATTTATAAAGTGCAATGCATGCTCTGCAACAATTCTGACTTCAGCAAGTTTGGTTAGAGTTTCTGGTGATGCAAACAGGATTGATGATAACCTGAGG ATTGAAGTTTGCCTTCCAAACCAATTTCGAGTCGTAGGGATACTGAACCGTTATAATTTACATTACAACATTGCTCTTGTTGACATCATGGGGTACTGGGGTCCTCGTGAAATAAAAATTAGCAGGCATCTAGTTACCTCATGTAAAAGTGTAATAGCTGTGGGACGTCTTTTTACTTATCACAGTATAATGGCTGCAAAGGGCAAGTTGTTGATTGGCAAACGAAGCAAGCTCGATTGCGAAGAACTATGCGTCTCCACGTGTAAAATCACCAAG GCTGGGATTGGGGGCCCACTTATTGACACTGGTGGGAATTTTCTTGGTATGAACTTTTACCATGAGGAAGAAACTCCGTTCCTGCCGAGGGATGTTATTCACCTCCTCTTGTTGAACTTAAATAAAGGAtg GACTAGGGCAGGTGATACTATTGTTGAGGGTGACGAAAAGAG ATGGCTGTTGGCTGGTACATGTTGGTCCCATGGAAATGCTGATACTATTGCCGAGGGTGGTGTCAACAA GTGGCCGTTGCCCGAGCCATGTGTGCTCCCTGCTGATATACCTGAACCTACTACATTGGATTTCTACGAGCTGGTTAGGAGGCAGTGTGCTTTTTAG
- the LOC123125373 gene encoding uncharacterized protein isoform X1, translating into MDPDPATDTTLVFEKDVLETVFTQAAPYVARLNMRPVRTDLLIGSTELHALVSVDSSTLTELPKSVQFYNQKKAAIVQKKVGQLPGCSITILFTDRMHNPLPPVQFADLDPNDNVCEKVVSLFPYMDGISMFNGHVVLNNCTSMGRGGTIQPGSADLFAFTCTNAVLFHIARNDDEAKLVAEHLRKIAGAAVFNLKGEVVGILSSYARGYDVKLAKKSSYFKKHFDKLGDKQVK; encoded by the exons ATGGATCCCGATCCCGCCACTGACACCACTCTT GTTTTTGAAAAAGATGTACTGGAAACAGTTTTTACTCAAGCTGCACCTTATGTTGCAAGGCTTAATATGCGGCCCGTCCGTACAGACCTCCTTATTGGATCAACAGAATTGCATGCTTTGGTATCTGTTGACTCTTCTACGCTGACCGAATTGCCCAAATCGGTTCAGTTTTATAATCAGAAGAAAGCTGCAATTGTTCAGAAGAAGGTGGGGCAACTTCCTGGGTGCAGTATTACTATCCTGTTTACAGACCGCATGCACAACCCGCTGCCTCCTGTTCAATTTGCTGATTTGGATCCCAATGACAATGTGTGTGAGAAGGTGGTGTCTCTTTTCCCCTATATGGATGGAATTTCTATGTTCAATGGACATGTTGT GTTAAATAATTGCACTTCCATGGGTAGGGGGGGAACTATTCAGCCAGGATCCGCAGACTTGTTTGCATTTACTTGCACAAACGCGGTCCTATTTCACATAGCAAGAAACGATGATGAAGCAAAACTGGTAGCAGAACATCTTCGAAAGATTGCTGGTGCTGCTGTGTTCAACTTAAAGGGCGAGGTTGTTGGCATACTAAGTTCGTATGCTAGAGGTTATGATGTGAAACTGGCCAAGAAGTCATCTTACTTTAAAAAGCACTTTGATAAACTGGGAGACAAACAAGTGAAGTGA
- the LOC123125373 gene encoding uncharacterized protein isoform X2 translates to MDPDPATDTTLVFEKDVLETVFTQAAPYVARLNMRPVRTDLLIGSTELHALVSVDSSTLTELPKSVQFYNQKKAAIVQKKVGQLPGCSITILFTDRMHNPLPPVQFADLDPNDNVCEKVVSLFPYMDGISMFNGHVVLNNCTSMGRGGTIQPGSADLFAFTCTNAVLFHIARNDDEAKLVAEHLRKIAGAAVFNLKGEGQGKFSKSEIPRKPNI, encoded by the exons ATGGATCCCGATCCCGCCACTGACACCACTCTT GTTTTTGAAAAAGATGTACTGGAAACAGTTTTTACTCAAGCTGCACCTTATGTTGCAAGGCTTAATATGCGGCCCGTCCGTACAGACCTCCTTATTGGATCAACAGAATTGCATGCTTTGGTATCTGTTGACTCTTCTACGCTGACCGAATTGCCCAAATCGGTTCAGTTTTATAATCAGAAGAAAGCTGCAATTGTTCAGAAGAAGGTGGGGCAACTTCCTGGGTGCAGTATTACTATCCTGTTTACAGACCGCATGCACAACCCGCTGCCTCCTGTTCAATTTGCTGATTTGGATCCCAATGACAATGTGTGTGAGAAGGTGGTGTCTCTTTTCCCCTATATGGATGGAATTTCTATGTTCAATGGACATGTTGT GTTAAATAATTGCACTTCCATGGGTAGGGGGGGAACTATTCAGCCAGGATCCGCAGACTTGTTTGCATTTACTTGCACAAACGCGGTCCTATTTCACATAGCAAGAAACGATGATGAAGCAAAACTGGTAGCAGAACATCTTCGAAAGATTGCTGGTGCTGCTGTGTTCAACTTAAAGGGCGAG GGGCAGGGGAAGTTCTCTAAGTCGGAGATCCCGAGGAAGCCTAATATCTGA
- the LOC123125373 gene encoding uncharacterized protein isoform X3, which produces MDPDPATDTTLVFEKDVLETVFTQAAPYVARLNMRPVRTDLLIGSTELHALVSVDSSTLTELPKSVQFYNQKKAAIVQKKVGQLPGCSITILFTDRMHNPLPPVQFADLDPNDNVCEKVVSLFPYMDGISMFNGHVVLNNCTSMGRGGTIQPGSADLFAFTCTNAVLFHIARNDDEAKLVAEHLRKIAGAAVFNLKGEVVGILSSYARGAGEVL; this is translated from the exons ATGGATCCCGATCCCGCCACTGACACCACTCTT GTTTTTGAAAAAGATGTACTGGAAACAGTTTTTACTCAAGCTGCACCTTATGTTGCAAGGCTTAATATGCGGCCCGTCCGTACAGACCTCCTTATTGGATCAACAGAATTGCATGCTTTGGTATCTGTTGACTCTTCTACGCTGACCGAATTGCCCAAATCGGTTCAGTTTTATAATCAGAAGAAAGCTGCAATTGTTCAGAAGAAGGTGGGGCAACTTCCTGGGTGCAGTATTACTATCCTGTTTACAGACCGCATGCACAACCCGCTGCCTCCTGTTCAATTTGCTGATTTGGATCCCAATGACAATGTGTGTGAGAAGGTGGTGTCTCTTTTCCCCTATATGGATGGAATTTCTATGTTCAATGGACATGTTGT GTTAAATAATTGCACTTCCATGGGTAGGGGGGGAACTATTCAGCCAGGATCCGCAGACTTGTTTGCATTTACTTGCACAAACGCGGTCCTATTTCACATAGCAAGAAACGATGATGAAGCAAAACTGGTAGCAGAACATCTTCGAAAGATTGCTGGTGCTGCTGTGTTCAACTTAAAGGGCGAGGTTGTTGGCATACTAAGTTCGTATGCTAGAG GGGCAGGGGAAGTTCTCTAA